The DNA window atttatattttcgcTTCGAGCAGTAGTCGGTTTTGGGTGTTTAATTTTGACGGTTCTCTATCGTGCAATAGAGTTCCGATACAGTGTGTTCGACTGGGCtgttttatcctggggacgACGAGGCTGATAGTCTGCTTGCACAAATCTGGGCAGTGTCGcgaacgtcttaaagagagcgaccTAGTCCGCGACTCAACCTAGATTCTATTTCGGTAATTTCGTTCCTTTTATTTTCTGCAGCAACTAGTTTCTAACActtcttatgattggatttTGAGAAATGTCAACATAGACACGACACAAGTGCACATCTTTCTCTACTAAGTAAAAAGAACTGCGAATGGAAgatatttttgaagaaaatgtaGCTATTTAGAAAATATGTTGAAGAGATATGATCAAATTGAATGAGAAGTGTGAgattatataagaaaataaaacacattGCAACAGATGAGATCGTGGTCAAATAATAAAGATTTGGTATTGCTGCTATAGCATCACTTATGAAAATTAATGTAGCTGATTGTTCTTGTGCATAAGCTGTTATTAATGGGTCATGAGAGAAGTACCACGATTAACAAAGAGATTGAGGATATTGATGAACCTAAAAGCACAGGAAAGCAAATGAaacaaattaacaatgagaGCTCAATTTATCACTTCTttcaaaagagaagaaaaatcaTTTCATTTATTCGTTactaacagaaaaaaaaaatcacaattaGGGTTTAAATTTAGATTTATAGGTTTAGAGTTTAGGTTTAAATTAGGATTAGTCATTTATATATTAACATgtgataggaaaaaaaaaatattaaaaaacgtAAAAGGAATTAATgtgaatttattaattttttttattttttaaaaaatcatacaaataaaaaaacgtATTAGGAATCTTggtagatttttttaaaaaaaataagagatttaagaagagaaaaatattttaattttgggttttttttaaagaaaaataaaagagttgaggagagaagaaaaaaataatttcatttcattttactatttcagtgatggTTTATGTGCTAAACTATACTCTTTAAACTTTAATATACATACCAAATTATGTCCCTCGAATTTTgaaatgtactaaatcatgcccctaaaCTTTCATCTATTTTAgaccatattttattaaaattgaataaaagtccttaaatacaacaatctcaatagttgagGACATTTTTTAAACTTAAGTTTAAATGAATCTTCCCTATTTAACTTTTCCAGTTCCACACGTAAAGTGAAATAGTCAATAATAATAACCAAGTGAGGCCAAATTTTTATCCAACCAAACACATGACTAACaaatagtaattaattaatggttattggaggaagaaaaagaaaaaataacacAGATAGATATATCGATGGAATTGTGGTGGAGTAGTATTCTCTATCTGATCCTCACATGGGCAGTCATCCGAGCCCTCCAATCTTTCATGAGATCCAAACCCAGTTCCGGCAACCTTCCGCCAGGTCCAAAACCATTACCAGTCATCGGAAACCTCCACCAACTCGGTGACAAACCTCACAAGTCGTTGTATGAGCTTGCCAAGCTCCATGGCCCCTTAATGAGCCTCAAGCTTGGTCAAGTCACAACCATCGTGGTTTCTTCATCGGCGATGGCCAAAGAAGTCCTTCAAACACACGACCACTACTTGTCCAACCGAACTATTCCGGATGCCCTCTATGTTCACGGTCATGAAAACGTTGGCCTTCCATGGATTCCAGTCTCTAACCTGTGGAGAAACCTTCGAAAGATCTGTAACACTCAATTGTTTGCAATCAAAGTTTTGGATACAAACCAAGAACTCAGGCGGAGGAAAGTGAAAGAGCTTTTTGAAAAAGTGGAACAGAGTAGTTTGAGTGTTGCAGCTATCGATATTGGCAGTGCCGCTTTCACTTCGACACTTAGTTTGTTGTCAAACACCATTTTTTCTGTGGATTTGGCTGACTCAGAATCGGAATTAGCTAGAGATTTCAAGGATATTACTTGGGATCTAATGAAGGAGGCTGGTACGCCAAACTTGAGTGACTATTTCCCTTTGCTTAAGAAGATTGACCCTTTTGGTATAAGGCGTCGCATGAAGATTATCTTTAGCAGAATATTGCTACTTATGGAAGGAATGATCAATCAAAGGTTGAAGCTAAGGGAATCTTCCGACTCTGTTAAAAACGATGACGTTTTGGATACCCTTTTGGACATCATGGAACAAAACAATAACCAAATCAATCGACACCAGATAACACATTTGTTATTGGTAAAGAATATCCTTATCCTATGCTCCACTTATTGACTTAATCTCTTAATTAGGTATATaaatttatgttattatattaaattgggatttttagtttatataactaaaattgtttttttttttttttctaaaacatatcaattaaaatttaaacacTACACATATTTTAGTTTCTTATATctcttatattatattaaatggaactatataagaatttatttttacattgcattttaaatttaaatttattatacatgtttaaaatatatctttctgtcatcattttttttttatccaatctacatatcttaaaaaaaatatttctattattattttctttttaaacaataaaatagaaaaaaaatatatttatattttttagagAATAAGTGTGGCAACTTTGTAGTTACAAAAAAATGcctttctattaaaaaaaaataataatagtatatgatatttttataaaaataaaaattattataaaattaaaagtgcTACAGCTAACTAAAATTATAAGttacaataaattttaaatattagtatatttttttatatataaatatcatttaaattaaatattactttaataaaaaatgatgttatttattgaataacataaaaaaaaaaaaactaattatacaattaaaaaaatatacacactgTTACTTTTTgtagttacaaaaaaaatatatatcttttcattaatttttttttaaaaaaaatagaaactaaatttataatatacaaccaattttgaatattattatgtttttttatatataaatatcacttACACTAAATATGTTTTAATAAAATGATGttgtttattaaataacataaaaaaaaaaattaaatatacaactaaaaatataaataactaaaataaaagataagaatATAACTAAATATGTGTACATTAATTGCATATATCAActtagtatataaatatatgggtGACTTTCAATGactacatttttattgtaatcatGATAGTTACATTTTTGTTGACTTGTAATAACATGTTACcaacatgtaaaaatttcttttttagagttaaattaactataattaactatttcttaaaataattaatttttaactaaaatatttaataagaccctttttagcaattaatattaatacttttatttttatatttaagtctctattataatttatttaacaattaagccatttaattataatatttacaataaaactctattattttataaaaattaaattttcatttgtatatctttgaataattaatcactaagtctgaaaatagtAGAATATGAGAATTCATGATTTATACATCATATCTAAACTCTAATTTCATTTGTATAGCTTCAAGTTGCATGTTTTAGATATAACTTGAAAACAACCAACAACTtcatatttgtatatttttatcaGTAACACATATTCGAGATTAATAACCAATAAATGATGTACTAACTTTGTTGACAATAcataatcaaaatcaataattaataataatcaataacATCGGTTGTAAGTTTATCAAGAACACATGTTCAAGATCCATAACCAAtaacaattaataacttttaaatcTTTAATAATACGTATTCAAGATCAATAACCAATAACAATTATTAACTTTCAAACTTTTTCAATAACACGTATTCAAGATCAATAACCGATAACAGTTAGTAACTTTCAAACctttcaataatatatattcaagaTCAATAATCAATAATGAGCAATAATTTTTATacttgtgtattttttttttctttttttatgattttactCTGATCAATtgatacatatacaatatattaatttagaaCTACAAAGAAGGAAGGATAAAGTGACTTCCTCTTTGAGAAAGAAGAATTACATGACAGAGGGTGGAATAAAGTACATATGTGTCGAGTGCGGTAAAAATATTGtccttaattttataattgctattagtttttaatttttttttttggaaaaaaaaaattaaatcacttAAACCAATCTTGGAATGGCACACTTATTTGGCACTTAAAGTATTGATAAGAAGATTGACTGCATAATTACATttaattagaggttattcttattattttttattaattaagattatgggtgtaataattttaaaatataaggaattttattataaatattttaataattt is part of the Cannabis sativa cultivar Pink pepper isolate KNU-18-1 chromosome 5, ASM2916894v1, whole genome shotgun sequence genome and encodes:
- the LOC115715659 gene encoding geraniol 8-hydroxylase; translation: MELWWSSILYLILTWAVIRALQSFMRSKPSSGNLPPGPKPLPVIGNLHQLGDKPHKSLYELAKLHGPLMSLKLGQVTTIVVSSSAMAKEVLQTHDHYLSNRTIPDALYVHGHENVGLPWIPVSNLWRNLRKICNTQLFAIKVLDTNQELRRRKVKELFEKVEQSSLSVAAIDIGSAAFTSTLSLLSNTIFSVDLADSESELARDFKDITWDLMKEAGTPNLSDYFPLLKKIDPFGIRRRMKIIFSRILLLMEGMINQRLKLRESSDSVKNDDVLDTLLDIMEQNNNQINRHQITHLLLVLFVAGTDTTATTFQWAMAELLRNPESLSKARAELDQIIGKGKPVKESDVSRLPYLQAVLKETFRLHPAVPLLLPRKAERDVKINGFTIPKGAQILVNTWAIGRDNDIWDDQELFKPKRFIGSEVDVKGRSFELIPFGGGRRICPGLPLAMRMLPLMLGTLIHSFEWKLENGLKPEEIDMNDKFGITLQMAHPLRVVPSLA